One Amaranthus tricolor cultivar Red isolate AtriRed21 chromosome 10, ASM2621246v1, whole genome shotgun sequence genomic window carries:
- the LOC130826189 gene encoding phosphoinositide phospholipase C 4-like — protein MESYMICGCFSRKFKKAELQPPSDIIDLFNKYAECGPYMTADQLLNFMVEVQGESTATLTEAEKIVEEIKLRRKHPHIHMLITTRKSLTLDEFFSYLFSVDLNPPIKSQVHQDMTAPLSHYFIFTGHNSYLTGNQLSSDCSDVPIIKALQKGVRVIELDLWPTPNKQNVHVLHGKTLTTPVELMKCLKSIKEHAFTASPYPVILTLEDHLNPTLQAKVAKMIDETFGDMLFYPESEIPEAFPSPEELKYKVIISTKPPKEYLIADNDGKKGNGSQKEILELSGEEQVSDDNNKNNKNNTVDENIEEIDENEEEKYNDDGCVSEKAAEYKRMITIPGIKRGELKESLKVDPNKVSRLSWSEQLLAKAITSYGTDIIRYTQKNILRIFPKVTRFDSSNYEPFLGWMHGAQMVAFNMQGHGKQLWLMHGMFRANGGCGYVKKPDFLMNSSPDNKVFDPKANLSVKTTLKVKIYMGDGWRQDFKQTHFDTFSPPDFYVRVGIAGASADETMKKTKVIEDDWRPIWNEEFSFPLRIPELALLRVEVHEYDITDKDDFAGQTCLPVSELMPGIHALSLYDYKGHKYPFVKLLMHFTYV, from the exons ATGGAGAGTTACATGATATGTGGATGCTTTTCAAGGAAGTTCAAGAAGGCAGAACTACAACCGCCGTCGGATATTATAGATCTCTTCAATAAATACGCCGAATGTGGGCCCTACATGACGGCGGACCAGCTCCTAAATTTCATGGTGGAAGTTCAAGGAGAGTCCACCGCCACATTAACTGAGGCTGAGAAGATTGTGGAAGAGATCAAGTTAAGAAGAAAACATCCTCATATACATATGCTTATTACTACTAGAAAATCTCTTACTCTTGATGAATTCTTTTCTTACCTTTTCTCAGTTGACCTCAATCCACCTATCAAGTCTCAG GTGCATCAAGATATGACAGCTCCATTATCTCATTATTTCATATTCACTGGACATAATTCATACTTGACTGGCAATCAACTGAGCAGTGATTGCAGTGATGTTCCCATAATCAAAGCATTGCAGAAAGGTGTTAGGGTTATAGAGCTTGATCTTTGGCCTACTCCTAACAAACAAAATGTTCATGTTTTGCATGGAAA GACTCTAACAACTCCAGTGGAGCTCATGAAATGTCTCAAATCAATTAAAGAACATGCTTTTACAGCATCTCCTTATCCTGTCATTTTAACTCTTGAAGATCATCTCAATCCCACTCTTCAAGCCAAAGTAGCCAAA atGATCGATGAAACGTTTGGGGATATGCTGTTCTATCCTGAATCGGAGATACCAGAGGCTTTTCCATCCCCAGAAGAATTGAAGTATAAGGTGATCATCTCCACAAAACCTCCGAAGGAGTATCTTATAGCTGATAATGACGGCAAGAAAGGCAATGGATCACAAAAGGAAATTCTAGAACTTTCTGGAGAAGAACAAGTATCAGATGATAATAACAAG aacaacaaaaataatactgTAGATGAAAATATTGAAGAGATAGATGAAAACGAAGAAGAGAAGTATAATGATGATGGTTGTGTAAGTGAAAAAGCAGCAGAATACAAGAGAATGATAACGATTCCAGGGATAAAAAGAGGTGAATTGAAGGAGTCATTGAAGGTTGATCCTAATAAAGTCAGTCGTCTTAGTTGGAGTGAACAACTTCTTGCTAAGGCAATCACTTCTTATGGAACTGATATTATTAG GTATAcccaaaaaaatattctaaggaTATTCCCTAAAGTTACGCGGTTCGACTCTTCCAACTATGAGCCTTTTCTTGGTTGGATGCATGGAGCTCAAATGGTCGCGTTCAACATGCAG GGTCATGGAAAACAGCTATGGTTGATGCATGGGATGTTTAGAGCCAATGGAGGCTGTGGTTATGTAAAAAAGCCTGATTTCCTAATGAACTCGAGTCCTGATAAcaaagtttttgatccaaaaGCAAATTTATCAGTGAAGACTACATTAAAG GTGAAAATTTACATGGGAGATGGATGGCGCCAAGACTTTAAACAGACCCATTTTGATACATTTTCTCCACCGGATTTCTATGTTAGG GTGGGAATAGCAGGAGCATCAGCAGATGAAACaatgaagaaaacaaaagtaatAGAGGATGATTGGAGACCTATTTGGAATGAAGAGTTTAGTTTCCCACTAAGAATACCAGAATTAGCTTTGCTTAGAGTTGAAGTTCATGAATATGATATCACTGATAAAGATGATTTTGCTGGCCAAACTTGTTTGCCTGTCTCTGAATTGATGCCTGGGATTCATGCACTTTCCCTATATGATTACAAAGGACACAAATATCCTTTTGTTAAGCTTTTGATGCACTTTACGTATGTCTAA